The following are encoded in a window of Acropora muricata isolate sample 2 unplaced genomic scaffold, ASM3666990v1 scaffold_718, whole genome shotgun sequence genomic DNA:
- the LOC136906941 gene encoding protein CEPU-1-like isoform X1 — translation MADSMARSRILVTSSLAVLISSAYLSSRESEAANYTANLSKPQSPLYAVEGQNLTLRWNYALDGPMGSVKFAIVNDDGSESVIWTSFGHGINIKPENEARFQATVTDTRTELSILGVERSDEKTYILNILPHGDGSVYEEMTLVVNFLPSITEMSGNQTVTEGGNVTLKCLAYGKPTPNVTWTRISDNRIVSMPLTDITRQEAGKYKCIANNGIGSPAIGDLWIVVQYPVEAKGFGENKTVFQGGKETFSCPVDGIPKPSITWYRGGDIRGMIIFTGDKLEARDTGCYTCVARNSCGTSINITQCLTVESSTSSTSMITPEGSSWIVICVVIQKWMVKILLALSKMVGS, via the exons ATGGCGGATAGCATGGCTAGATCGAGGATTTTAGTCACTTCTTCGCTCGCAGTCCTCATTTCCAGTGCTTACCTTTCCAGTCGCGAATCAG AGGCTGCAAATTACACAGCAAATTTGTCTAAACCTCAGAGTCCATTATATGCAGTGGAAGGACAGAACTTAACTTTAAGGTGGAACTACGCTCTTGATGGTCCAATGGGCTCTGTAAAGTTTGCCATTGTTAATGATGATGGCAGTGAATCAGTTATTTGGACGAGCTTTGGCCACGGCATCAATATCAAGCCAGAGAATGAGGCACGCTTTCAGGCAACAGTAACAGACACCAGAACAGAACTGTCAATACTAGGAGTGGAAAGATCAGATGAGAAAACGTATATATTAAATATTCTTCCACATGGTGATGGTTCTGTTTATGAAGAAATGACTCTTGTTGTCAATT TTCTACCAAGCATCACTGAAATGTCTGGAAACCAAACAGTAACTGAAGGAGGAAATGTAACACTGAAGTGCCTAGCTTATGGTAAACCAACACCAAACGTTACATGGACAAGAATCTCTGATAACAGAATTGTCAGCATGCCATTGACTGACATTACACGGCAAGAAGCAGGGAAGTACAAGTGCATTGCTAATAATGGGATTGGAAGCCCTGCTATTGGAGATCTCTGGATTGTTGTCCAAT aCCCCGTTGAAGCTAAGGGGTttggagaaaataaaacagtttttcaagGAGGCAAAGAAACGTTTTCCTGTCCAGTGGATGGAATCCCTAAACCCAGCATCACATGGTATAGGGGTGGTGACATAAGAGGAATGATAATTTTTACTGGAGATAAGTTGGAAGCAAGGGACACTGGCTGCTACACTTGTGTTGCACGTAACTCTTGTGGGACATCAATCAACATCACACAGTGCTTGACAGTTG AATCTTCCACATCAAGCACTTCCATGATTACTCCAG AAGGTTCATCATGGATTGTCATTTGTGTCGTG ATACAGAAATGGATGGTTAAAATTCTCCTTGCACTGTCCAAGATGGTGGGAAGTTAA
- the LOC136906941 gene encoding protein CEPU-1-like isoform X3 produces MADSMARSRILVTSSLAVLISSAYLSSRESEAANYTANLSKPQSPLYAVEGQNLTLRWNYALDGPMGSVKFAIVNDDGSESVIWTSFGHGINIKPENEARFQATVTDTRTELSILGVERSDEKTYILNILPHGDGSVYEEMTLVVNFLPSITEMSGNQTVTEGGNVTLKCLAYGKPTPNVTWTRISDNRIVSMPLTDITRQEAGKYKCIANNGIGSPAIGDLWIVVQYPVEAKGFGENKTVFQGGKETFSCPVDGIPKPSITWYRGGDIRGMIIFTGDKLEARDTGCYTCVARNSCGTSINITQCLTVESSTSSTSMITPGSSWIVICVVVGVAVLVAL; encoded by the exons ATGGCGGATAGCATGGCTAGATCGAGGATTTTAGTCACTTCTTCGCTCGCAGTCCTCATTTCCAGTGCTTACCTTTCCAGTCGCGAATCAG AGGCTGCAAATTACACAGCAAATTTGTCTAAACCTCAGAGTCCATTATATGCAGTGGAAGGACAGAACTTAACTTTAAGGTGGAACTACGCTCTTGATGGTCCAATGGGCTCTGTAAAGTTTGCCATTGTTAATGATGATGGCAGTGAATCAGTTATTTGGACGAGCTTTGGCCACGGCATCAATATCAAGCCAGAGAATGAGGCACGCTTTCAGGCAACAGTAACAGACACCAGAACAGAACTGTCAATACTAGGAGTGGAAAGATCAGATGAGAAAACGTATATATTAAATATTCTTCCACATGGTGATGGTTCTGTTTATGAAGAAATGACTCTTGTTGTCAATT TTCTACCAAGCATCACTGAAATGTCTGGAAACCAAACAGTAACTGAAGGAGGAAATGTAACACTGAAGTGCCTAGCTTATGGTAAACCAACACCAAACGTTACATGGACAAGAATCTCTGATAACAGAATTGTCAGCATGCCATTGACTGACATTACACGGCAAGAAGCAGGGAAGTACAAGTGCATTGCTAATAATGGGATTGGAAGCCCTGCTATTGGAGATCTCTGGATTGTTGTCCAAT aCCCCGTTGAAGCTAAGGGGTttggagaaaataaaacagtttttcaagGAGGCAAAGAAACGTTTTCCTGTCCAGTGGATGGAATCCCTAAACCCAGCATCACATGGTATAGGGGTGGTGACATAAGAGGAATGATAATTTTTACTGGAGATAAGTTGGAAGCAAGGGACACTGGCTGCTACACTTGTGTTGCACGTAACTCTTGTGGGACATCAATCAACATCACACAGTGCTTGACAGTTG AATCTTCCACATCAAGCACTTCCATGATTACTCCAG GTTCATCATGGATTGTCATTTGTGTCGTGGTAGGAGTTGCTGTGTTGGTGGCATTATGA
- the LOC136906941 gene encoding protein CEPU-1-like isoform X2, producing MADSMARSRILVTSSLAVLISSAYLSSRESEAANYTANLSKPQSPLYAVEGQNLTLRWNYALDGPMGSVKFAIVNDDGSESVIWTSFGHGINIKPENEARFQATVTDTRTELSILGVERSDEKTYILNILPHGDGSVYEEMTLVVNFLPSITEMSGNQTVTEGGNVTLKCLAYGKPTPNVTWTRISDNRIVSMPLTDITRQEAGKYKCIANNGIGSPAIGDLWIVVQYPVEAKGFGENKTVFQGGKETFSCPVDGIPKPSITWYRGGDIRGMIIFTGDKLEARDTGCYTCVARNSCGTSINITQCLTVESSTSSTSMITPEGSSWIVICVVVGVAVLVAL from the exons ATGGCGGATAGCATGGCTAGATCGAGGATTTTAGTCACTTCTTCGCTCGCAGTCCTCATTTCCAGTGCTTACCTTTCCAGTCGCGAATCAG AGGCTGCAAATTACACAGCAAATTTGTCTAAACCTCAGAGTCCATTATATGCAGTGGAAGGACAGAACTTAACTTTAAGGTGGAACTACGCTCTTGATGGTCCAATGGGCTCTGTAAAGTTTGCCATTGTTAATGATGATGGCAGTGAATCAGTTATTTGGACGAGCTTTGGCCACGGCATCAATATCAAGCCAGAGAATGAGGCACGCTTTCAGGCAACAGTAACAGACACCAGAACAGAACTGTCAATACTAGGAGTGGAAAGATCAGATGAGAAAACGTATATATTAAATATTCTTCCACATGGTGATGGTTCTGTTTATGAAGAAATGACTCTTGTTGTCAATT TTCTACCAAGCATCACTGAAATGTCTGGAAACCAAACAGTAACTGAAGGAGGAAATGTAACACTGAAGTGCCTAGCTTATGGTAAACCAACACCAAACGTTACATGGACAAGAATCTCTGATAACAGAATTGTCAGCATGCCATTGACTGACATTACACGGCAAGAAGCAGGGAAGTACAAGTGCATTGCTAATAATGGGATTGGAAGCCCTGCTATTGGAGATCTCTGGATTGTTGTCCAAT aCCCCGTTGAAGCTAAGGGGTttggagaaaataaaacagtttttcaagGAGGCAAAGAAACGTTTTCCTGTCCAGTGGATGGAATCCCTAAACCCAGCATCACATGGTATAGGGGTGGTGACATAAGAGGAATGATAATTTTTACTGGAGATAAGTTGGAAGCAAGGGACACTGGCTGCTACACTTGTGTTGCACGTAACTCTTGTGGGACATCAATCAACATCACACAGTGCTTGACAGTTG AATCTTCCACATCAAGCACTTCCATGATTACTCCAG AAGGTTCATCATGGATTGTCATTTGTGTCGTGGTAGGAGTTGCTGTGTTGGTGGCATTATGA